In the genome of Streptomyces sp. NBC_00259, the window GCGAGGTGTTCCCGCAGGGCTGGTTCTCGGGAGGCGGCGAGCACTTCCGTGGGGTCGACCTTCCGGATGACGCCGCGGTGCTGGCTCATCTGCTGCCGATGATGCTCTCGGTCGAGGAGCCGGTGGAGGGTGATCTGCTGGACAGAGCGCCGGAGGTGCTGCGTCAGGCAGGGTGGGGACAGATCGCGTGGATGGCACTCAGTTGGCCGGCTGTGCCCGAACTCGGCCTCGGTCCGGAGCATGCGCGGACCGGAGTACAAGCGTGCTTCGGGACCGACGCCAACCACGAGCCGACCCCGAGCCACACCATGTACGTCCACGTCCGGCCCGGGGAGGACGAACGGGCGCAGCACCTCGCCCGTCAGATCGGACACGACGTCATAGGGCCTGGGGAGCACGGCTGGTGAAGAGCGACTGAATCAAGGAACTAGGTCTGAGCGGTAGGGCGGCCCGTCCGCAGTGTGCTGAGGGCGGGCTGGAGAGGGGTGGGTGTCGGTGACGGAGAACGCCGGGGTCTCGTACGAGGACTGCTCGATCTATGTGGATGTCACGGACAGCTCGACGGTCATCGCCTGGCTGAAGGAGCGTCTCGGCCCCGAAGAGGAGGGCCGCGGCCTGATGGTGGGGGCGCTGCGGGTGAGCGGCGTCTGCAATGACTACTCCACGGGCAGGAAGGCGCATCCTTCCGAGTTCCTCGAGTGGTCGACCGTGCTGGAATGCGAAGCGCCCGCGGGAGTGGAGTCCGGTGCGGTGGTGGCCGCGGTCACGGACGTGCTCGAGACGCTGTGGCGTGGAGGGTGGAAGGCTGTAGCGGCGTGTGACTTCGAGGACGAACTGCCGGCCCACGGGGGCAGGGATCGCTACCCCCTGCCGTCCCCCTCGGGGAGCCTGCCGCATGCAAGAACGGGCCGATGGCGAAGCCTGCTGGTGCGGGGCGGGAAGAGGAAAAGGAAATCGGTGTGATTCAGCTCCGAGAACACCAGGCTGACCAAAAGGCGGCTTTTCGTAACTGGGTCGGATTTCCTGCAAGATCCTTTGTGCCTCCGGAGGGGGCTCGTGCCATGGGGGTGTCCGCGACCGGGTCCGGTAAGACGATCACCACCGCTGCGTGCGCTCTGGAGTACTTCCCGCAGGGGCGGATCCTCGTCATGGTGCCCACGCTTGACCTGATCGTGCAGAGTGCCCAGTCCTGGCGGCGGGTCGGGCACCGGGCGCCGATGGTCGCGGTCTGCTCGGTGGACAAGGACGAGGTCCTGGAGCAGCTCGGAGTGCGCACCACCACCAACCCGATCCAGCTCGCCCTGTGGGCCGGGACCGGTCCGGTGGTCGTGTTCGCCACGTACGCCTCCCTCGTGGACCGCGAGGACCCCGCCGACGTCACTGGTCGCCGGACTGTCCCTGGGCCGTTGGAATCGGCTCTGGCGGGCGGGGAGCGGCTGTACGGGCAGCGGATGGCTCCGTTTGACCTGGCCATTCTGGACGAGGGGCACATGACCGCGGGGGACATGGGCCGGCCGTGGGCGGCGATCCACGACAACAGCCGGATCCCTGTCGACTTCCGGCTCTACCTGACCGCGACCCCGCGGATCCTGGCCGCGCCTAAGCCGCAGCGGGGCCGGGACGGGCGGGAGGTGGTGATCGCTTCCATGGAGGACGACTCCAGCACCTACGGCACCCGGATTTTCGATCTCGGTCTGGCGGAGGCTGTGGAACGCTCAATCCTCGCGGGGTTCGAGATCGACGTGCTGGAGATCCGCGACCCTGACCCGATCTTGGGCCTGTCCGAGGACGCCCTGCGTGGCCGGCGCATGGCCCTGCTCCAGGCCGCGCTGCTGGAGCACGCGGCGCAGCAGAACCTGCACACCACCATGGTGTTCCACCAGCGGGTCGAAGAAGCCGCAGCGTTCGCCGAACAGATACCGCGCACCGCCGCCGAGCTGTACACCGCCGAAGCCTCCGCGGCGGCCCTGGCCGGTGCCGAGGAACTGCCCGCGTCATCGATCGACGCAGAGCTGTACGAGCTGGAGGAGAGCCGTCACATGCCTCCGGACCGGGTATGGGCGGACTGGCTGTGCGGCGACCATCCCATCGCGCACCGGCGGAAGGTGATCCACCGGTTCGCCAACGGCATCAACGCCCAGAACCGGCGCGTACACCGGGCGTTCCTCTCCTCCGTACGCGCCCTCGGGGTCGGGGTCGACATCACCGGACTACGCGGAGTCGAGGCCGTGTGCATCGTCGGCTCGCGCAGCTCCCAGGTCGACGTCGTCCAGAACATCGGACGCGCCCTGCGACCCAACCCCGACGGCACAACCAAAACCGCCCGGATCATCATCCCCGTCTTCCTCCAGCCCGGGGAAGACCCGAAGGACATGGTCGCCTCGGCCAGCTACCAGCCCCTCGTCGACATCCTCCAAGCCCTACGCTCCCACTCGGAACGCATGGTCGACCAGCTCGCCTCCCGCGCCCTCACCCGCGGCGCCGAACGCCGCCGCACCCACGTCCGACCCGCCCCTGCGGCCGGCCCGGAGAACGAGGACATGCCCGAGGAGACCAGCGAGGCGCAGCAGGAGGTCGACCGGGTCACCTCGATCGTGGTCAACTTCGCCTCCCCCCGCGACGCCGCCGACATCGCCGCCCTCACCCGCTGCCGCGTCATCCGCCCCCAATCCCTCATCTGGCTGGAGGGATATCAGGCCCTGCTCCGCTGGCGAGCCGAGAACGAGATCACGGGCTTGTACGCCGTTCCCTATGACGTCGAGACCGAGGTCGGGACGACGAAGGCGTTTCCGCTTGGCCGATGGGTGCATCAGCAGCGGAAATCACTACGGGCCGGTGAACTCGACCCCCACCGCAAAGACCTCCTCGACGAGGCCGGGATGGTCTGGGAACCCGGCGACGAAGCCTGGGAAACCAAACTCGCCGCACTCCGCGCCTACCACCGGACCACCGGACACCTCGCACCCCGCCAAGACGCCACCTGGGGCGAAGGCGACAGCGAACAGCTGGCCATCGGACAACTCCTCGCTAACCTCCGCCGCAAAGACGGCCTCGGCAAAGACCCCGAGCGAGCGGAACAGCGCGCGCAGCAACTGGCCGCGATCGACCCCGACTGGAACTGCCCCTGGCCCCTCGACTGGCAACGCCACCACCGCGTACTCACCGACCTCGCCGCCGACGAACCCCACGGCCGCCTGCCCCACATCGCACCCGGCGTCACGTTCGACGGCGACGACATCGGACGATGGATCACGCGGCAAAGAGAGGCGAGTGCCTGGGCGCAGCTCTCCGGCGGACAGCAGGAGCGACTGACCAAACTGGGCGTACAGCCCGCTGAAGCACCCTCTCCCGCCCCGGCGGCTGCGCGGTCGACGAAGGGCCAGGGCAAGGCACAGCAGGCATTCCAACGCGGCCTCGCGGCCCTCGCACAGTGGGTCGAACGGGAAGGCCAACGGCCTGTGCCGAGGGGGCACGCCGAGGAGATCTCAATCGACGGCGAGACTGAGCCAGTGGTCGTCAAGCTCGGCGTATGGGTCTCCAACACGAAAACCCGCCGCGACAAACTCGCCCAGGAACAGCTCAATGCCCTCCGGGAGCTCGGCATGGAGTGGGCATAACCGCCGTGGATGCCGTTCAGCGAGCCGTGTTCTCGGTGCGGATCATCCGGCGCAGGCTGGTCCGGGCAGCAATCAGGTCTTCTTCGAGGGCGGTGATGCGTGCGCGGGACGCGGCGTTCTCTGAGGAAGCCTCCTGTAGCTGGCGAGTGAGGTCCTGATTCAGAGCGGTCAGTTCGTCCGCTCTGGTCGCTGCGTCGGAGGCGTGGATGACATCGAGCTGCTGACCGAGTTGGTGGCGCAGGGCTGCCTGGAGCCGGTCACGTTCGTCGCGGAGGTCTTTGATTTCTTGCCGGGCGATTTCGAGTTCGGTGCGCAGGCTAAGCGGGGAGGGCGGGCTTCCCGTGGCAGATGGTGGGGTGCTGTGGGCTTGGCGTAGTTGGGCCGCTTCGATGTGCTCGCGTACGCCGGGGGCATAGGTGAGCCAGGTGGAGACGCGGGCGGCGCGGGCGACTGCGGCGAAGGTGAGCGGCTTTCCCTGTTTCTCGAGTGTGGCAAGAACGGTGAGGACACGGGCTCGTTTGTCGAGGCTGTGACGGCGTCTGGCTTCGGCGAGGGGGGCGGGGTTGCCGCGGGGATTCATCGCGGGTCTTTCGGTCGGGCAGGAGTGAGGGGCAGGAGGGTGTGGTTGTGGCCTGCTCGTGCTTTGCGCAGCACGGTGCTGGCTTCTTCGATCTGGGCGCGTTCGGAGGCGGGGAGGGACGCCAGGTGTGTGTTCATGCGGCCGATGACGCGCTGGTAGGCGGTGATTTGTGCCGTGAGGGCGGTGGTGACGAACTCGGCTGCGCCCATGGCGAGTGCGGTTTCGCGGTCTGCTCGCAGTTCGTTGATGTGGTGCTCGATGGCTGGCAGGTAGGAGGGGTCGGGGCGGTAGAAGCCGCAGCCGGCGCATTGGAAGCGGATGAGGCAGGCCTGGCCGCCGGCTTTGACGTTTGACGGCTCGGTGCAGCCGCCGTAGGGGACGGCGACGGTGCGCATCTCGTAGGCGGTGCTCGAGCTGGGGCTGGGGTGGCCGTGCTGGTCGAGGACGTGTGTGCTGAGTTTGGCTACGGCTTCGCTCTTCCGTTTGAGGGAGACGGTGTAGTAGCGCTGGGTCATGGCGATGGATTTGTGGTCCATCAGCTCGCGTAGCACGTCGACGGGGGTGCCGGCGTCTGCGTGGCGCTGGGCGTAGGAGTGGCGGAAGGCGTAGGGGTAGACCAGGGACCGGTCGAAGAGCAGGCGTTGTCCTTTGGAGTCGGTGCCTTCGGCGTGGAGCTGGGGCAGGGCGTCTGCCCAGAGCCTGAGGGCGTCGCTGAGGTAGGTGCTGGAGATGTGGGGGGCGTCGCTCAGGGGGGTGAGGGAGGGAAAGAGGTATCGGTCTCCCTTGGCGGGGAGGTGCAGCTGGTCGCGGCAGGCTTGCCAGGTTCGGATGGCGTCGGCGGTGGAGGTTGTGATCGGCAGACGTCGGCGGTGGCGTTTTCTCTTGTGGTTGTCCCAGATCAGGGTGGGCTGGCCGTTGTGGGTTTCCAGGCAGTCACGGGTCAGGGAGACGATCTCGAGGGGGCGGCGCCCGGTGTCGCGCAGGACGATGTACATCGTGCGGTACAGCAGCTGCCGGGCGTCTGGGGCGATGTCGCGGCAGCCGTAGGTGTTTCCGGTGCCCAGGGTGTCGAGGTGGGCGTCCAGTTGCCGGATGACGGATTCGGGGATGGCCTTGCCGATGAAGTCCTCATTGGGCTCCTCCACGGAGATGACGTGCTCGACGGGCACGCGGGTGAAGGTGCCGGCCAGGTCGTCGAGGGTGCCGCAGCGGCGTCCGTATGCGATGAGCTGGAAGAACATTCCCAGCAGGCTGCGTCGGAAGGAGGAGGAGTAGGAGGTGCCGTCTTGTTTGCGTGCGGCTCGGAAAGCGTCGACGACCAAGGTGGCATCGGCGAACGTCAGGGCGGCAGGCACATCGCCGGCGTCGGCGCGCTGGGCGAGAGCCGTAGAGGCGATGGTCGTCGCGTGGAACGTGCGCTTGAAGTCTTCCGTGGTGGGTCGGGCGGTGGTCACCCAATGACGCAGCGCCTGGCGCAGCCAGGGCTGGCGGACTGTGCGGAGATCGACGCGGCCGGGAAGCTGTCGGCGCTTGCCGGAGGCGCTGTGGCGCAGCCCGAGGACGCGCAGATCGATGATGTCCTGGTCGATGAGGGTGATCCCGGAGAACTCGCTGTATCCGGCGCGGGCGGCGGACTGCAGGTTCTCCAGTGTACGGACGGCAGCCTGGTGCGGCTTGGTGAGCCGGGCCGTGTTGGTGGCGTCCAGCAGGGTGTCGGCCGTGGTGAGGTGGCTGATCACGCCGCGGATCCAGTGAGGTTCCAGGGCACGTACCCACTGGTCCATCTGCTGCACGGCGTAGAGCGCTTCCCAGCGCAGCAGCTGGGGCAATGGGGCGAGGTGGAACTGGTGCGCCAGCAGATACAGGGGCTGGTGCGGTGCCCATTGGGCGGCAGGCATGGGGGTGGTGCTGGAGCGGCATTCCGCTCTCCAGGCGCGCCAGTGGTAGTTGCACAGCCCACTGGAGTTCATCGCCCAGCCGGAGCAGTGGGTCACCATGCAGTCCGGGTTTTCGGTGAACGGTGTGGCCCTGCTGCGAAGCCACCGCTCGAGCGTGCCTCTGGACGTGTGGTACTTCCATGATCCGTGGTGGGCGGCGCACAGGCCTCCCGATACCTGAGGGCGTACGCACCGTACGCCGTCCCGGGTGAGCGTGCACGGCCCGACGACTGTCAACGGCAGGGATCTGGAACGAGCAGGGATGAAAGTGGCGGCGAACTCTTCCCGCGGCAGACCGCTCTTTCTGCGCTGGTCCGAGCAGTAGGTACAGAACGTCTCCTGAGCGCGCACGATCACGTCGCAGCGGCGGGTGCGGCACCGGGAGGACGAGGTGCGCGGATTGTCGAGGTCTCCGGTGAACAGCCATCTGGCGCTGTCCCACTCCCCCGGCCGCCACGCGGGATCGATGTGGGCACGCAGCCACGTCTCCCACGACTTCGTGGCCTTCGTCGGTGCGGAACGTGCGACGGCAGGCGCACCAGCCGTGCTCACTGGTCCTCCCTCCATGCCTGGGCCCGGTCGACAGCCGCCCGGGTTTCGGACTCATCGACGTGGCGGTAGCGGTCCATGGACAGCGGCGAGGCGTGACCCAGCAGCTTTTGCACCACGTCCCGGTCTACTCCCTCACGTAGCCAGTGGGTGGCCGCGGAGTGGCGCAGCATGTGCGGGCGAGCCGGGTGCCCGGCGCGGCGGGCCAGACGGTCGAAGACGTTCTTGGCGTTCGGGTAGGTCATGGCCCGCCCCAGCGGGGGCCGGAAGAGGTTCACGAACACCATGCCTGTCTCGGCCGCCTCGGCCACCGGATTCCGTTCATGCTGGTAGTCGGTGTAGAAGGCGACGATGTCAGGGGTGACGGGGAGGCAGCGGGAGTGTCTGGACTTGGCCAGGGCCCGGTTCGGGTTGTCGGTGCGGCGCCGCACATGAAGGTGCGGACCTTCCACGGGGCATCCCAGGGAGCGTGACGAGGCCAGGAAGTGCAGATCCTCCTGGCGCAGGCCCAGGGCCTCTCCGATCCGCAGGCCGGTCGCGGCGAGCAGCGCGATGAGGAAACGGTCCCGTGCCCGGGGCGTATCCGCGATCATGCGGCGGATCTGCTGCGGGGAGAGGTCCTCGTAGCCGGGCTCGCTGACCTGGAAACGAAAAGCCGACACCTGGACCTGGCGCCACTGGCCGCGCTCGCCAGCGTCGTAACCGGCCGGCAAGAACCGCAGGAACTTCGGCTCCGACAGCAAGCCGGCCGTCTGCGCGGGAACCCAGCCGTGGAGAGCGCCGAAGCGCAGGAAGTCCGTGACCGCCGTCATCACCGCGTTCGCCGTACCCTGCGAACGGTAGCGGGGCGCAGCCGTGGTCGGACAGCGGCGGCTGCGGGCCGGCAGCGGCGTGGTGACCAGCCACTGCTGCAGCCCGGACAGCGCCATGAAACTCGGACGCGACCACTCGATACGGCGCTGGGTGCAGTAGTTCAGATAGAGAGCGAGACGGCCCGCATAGACCCGTTCCGTGTTCGGCGAGCGGCCCTTACTACGCAACCCCGCCAAAAACGCACACGCCTCGGCATGCAGGTCATAGGTCCGTGTATCGGCCACCACCCACCGCTCCACACCAGACGACGGAGACATCGAACGCTCAGCTGCATAGGTCTGCTCCACCCACCAAACAGACCAGACCCCACCGAGGGGCGGTGTCCGTTCCAGACAGCTGCCACACGACCAGGTGGCAACCACACCGAACACACCCCACAGGCCCGCGCACCTATGGATAATCCCTGTCCTGTAGTCGACGCCCTGACACTGGCCGGGCCCCAGCGCCGAGCAGTAACAGCGCCCGCCACGGGCGGGCGCCGTGCTCTCGCCTGCAGGTAGTAGGACAAAGCATCCTTGGTTCACAGCACCGCGAGGACGAAGGTCAGCAGCGCCAGGGACAGGGTGGCACTGCCCGCAAAGGCCACGGCACCGCGCAGCAGAGCGGTGGCATAGGTGGCTCCGTCGATGCGAGCGAGCAGACCGGCCGCTGCTCCTACGAGCGTGCAGAAGAGACCGACGACGGCCAGAAGCAGGGCCAGCAGGATCAGGTGAATGGATGAGGTGTTCATGCCTTCTTCCCAGGACAAACGACGACGGGGACATCGGCGAATTTCGCGGTTCTGGTGTTCACCGGGGTTCAGGGCGAACAAAGATGAACGAAGACGGTCGCCTGGGAGACGGAGAAGCAGGACATGGGGGACGTGTACGAGGATCCGCTGGCGGAACTCGCGCTACGGCTACGCACCCTCAGGGCGCAGCGGGGTCTGCAGATGGGTGGGCTGCAGCAGCGGACCGGGCTAGGGCGGACAACGATTAGCCAGGCGCTGAACGGCCAAGTGGTGCCCTCCGAGGCCACGCTGATGGCCCTGGCGAAGGCGATGGGCACGGGTGTGGAGCCATTGCTGGCCCTTCGCGAAGCCGCTGCCCGAGTACCGCAGGTGTACCAGGGCTCTCCAAGGAGAGTCACCCGCAGGCCGGTGGGGCCCAAAGTGCAGCCCTCGTTCGAGGAGCGGTACCTCAGCTACGTGACGGAACGGCATTCCCAGCTGACCGTCGTAGGGCTGGACCTGAGCCGGCCGGAACGTGCGCGCTGGCCGCTGGACGCGGCGTACTTGAGCTTGGAACTGGCGGAGCGGGCGGAAGATTGGCCTGCAGGCAGTGAGGAATCGAACCGGCCATCCGTCGTGGTGAAGCGTGCCGAACACGCGTTGGCCGACTGCCGACGCGTGCTTCTGCGAGGGCTCGCCGGCAGCGGAAAGACAACGCTGCTGCAGTGGCTGGCTGTCGCTACGGCGCGCGATGAGCTGCCGGCAGAACTGGCGGACTGGAGGGGGCAGATTCCGTTCACCCTGCCGCTGCGGACGCTGGTGAGGCGTGGGCCCCTTCCAGAGCCGCAGGATTTCCTCTCTGCGGTCGGCACCCCCCTGGCCGCCTCACAACCTGAAGGCTGGGCCGATGCCGTACTCGCCAGGGGGGAAGCACTCGTCCTGGTCGACGGAATCGACGAGGTTCCTCAAGAGCACCGAGGCGCCACCCGGGACTGGCTCGAGCGGCTCTTGGCGGCCTACGGGGACGCACGCTTCGTGGTCACCACGCGTCCGTCCGCTGTACCCGAAGGCTGGCTGGCTTCGTCGCGCTTCACCGAACTGTCAGTACAACCTATGAGTGCCGCTGACATTGGACTCTTCGTCGGCCGGTGGCATACCGCCGCCCGGCACAGTGCAGCAATCGACGCCGAACGGTCACAGCTGCATGATCTCGAAGCAGCGCTCCAGGTGACAGTGCGTGCTCAGCGTGACCTGGCGCAGTTGTCCAGCACACCCCTGATGTGCGCGTTGATCTGCGCGCTGCACCGGGACCGCCGCGGTCACCTGCCCCACAGCCGCATGGAGTTGTATGAGGCAGCACTGTCGATGCTTCTAGTGCGCCGTGACCTTGAACGCAGTATCGATGTCCCGGAAGGCATTCAGCTCACCGAACACCAGAGCGTCCAGTTGCTGCAGCGCCTGGCCTACTGGCTAATCCGCAACCGCCAGACCGAGATGGAACGGACTACCGCGACAGCCCTGGTCGACGACGCTCTGCCAGCTATGCCGACTGTGGCCGAGCAGGGCACAGCCGACCAGGTCCTGACGCATCTGGTCGGCCGCAGCGGGCTGCTGCGCAAGCCCACCATGGACACCATCGACTTCGTCCACCGCACCTTCCAGGACTATCTCGGGGCAAAAGCCGCCATCGAGGCCCACGACTTTCCGCTGCTGGTCAACAATGCCCATGACGACCAGTGGGAGGACGTCATACGCATGGCCGTCGCCCACGCCAGGCCTGTTGAAAGCGCAGATCTGCTACGCCGCCTCATTGAACGCGGTGATGCTGAGAACGAGCACCGGCCCAGGCTGCACCTCCTGGCGGCCGCCAGCATGCACTACGCCACCGAAGTCGCCCCTGACACGCGCCATAAGGTCACGGCGCGCGCCGCAGCCCTGATGCCGCCCCGCACTATCCAGGAAGCAAACACCCTGTCCGCGCTGGGTCCCGGCATTCTGGACCTACTGCCACCCACCGCCGACGGACTGCCCGAAGACGAGATCATTGCCGTGTTCCGCACTGCCGCAGCCATGGGCGGCGACCAAGCTTATGCGTACCTGCAACATTTCGTCCCGACTGTCGCCCCCTCGGTGCCGCGCCACGAACTGATGCTGGGCTGGACCAACTTTGAGGCAGCCGATTACGCCCGCGACATCCTCCGCCTTGTCCGGGATCGCCTGCATCTCACCGTCGGGACTCGTGCGCAGTTTGACGCTCTCCCGCTGCTGACACCGATCGAACTCATCTCGTTCGAGCTGGCACTCACCCCGTCAGAGATCCTCGAGCATCTTTCCCCGGAACACACCACATCCCTATCCCTCCGGCGCATGGAGGAGCCCTCGCTGCACAGTCTGTCGTTCGTTCGGTCTCTGGCCGCGCTGCGCTCGTTGGCTCTTGGCCCCTCAACACCCGTCGACGGCCTACACCATCTCGCCGGACTGCCCCTGCAGGAGCTGAACCTGCTGGACCTGCCTGAGAGTTTCTCCTTCCAGGCGCTCAACAATCTCCCACAGCTGCGTGAACTGCTGCTCTATACCGTCCTGCCGTGGAGAACGCTGCATACCCTGCCCGCCTCGCCAACTCTCACAAGGCTTTGGCTCGGCGGCCAGATAGAGGCCTCCATCACCGGCATCACCCAGTGGGCCATGCTCGAAGACGTTGTCGTCAACCATGTCATGGACGCAGTGGAATGGGCCGAGCTCGCGGAGCTGCCTCAGCTGACCAGCCTTCAGGTCACCGACGCCGACTTCGCAAACGCCCCCCTCATGGCCACCGTCAATCGTCTCGGGCTCTCTGTGTCTCGGTCCGACATCCCCCTCGACCTGATCCCGGACCGGTTTCCGAATCTTGAGCAGCTAAGGATCAACGCTCTCGCAGACGTTGCCTACGATCTAGCCCTTCTCCAGTCCCTTATGAACGTGGAGATCCGCCTCTACAACGCCGATCGCATCTCGCTCACCGGTCTGGAGGGGTTCGCTCCGGAACGATTCACGCTCTTCCCCCGTCCACGGCCCAACCAGACGTGACCGTCAGCCGCCGCCGAACGCCACTACGCCACCGCGCAGCGGGCAGCCGCCAGTGCCGACGATCCCGTGGTCGGAGCGAACGCCCTGGCGTTCCGGACCCCTTCCACAACTTGAGAAAGGGGGGCGGCGAAGAGGAGTAGGCGAGGCTACTAGCGTCCTCCCCCGCTCACCGAGCTGCTGCCGAAGCTGCGCCCGTACCGGGAGGCCCCGGTCGGGTGGCCGGTGCACTGCGCGAGGGAGGACCGAGGAGTCCTAGCGTGGCCCTTCCCGGCAGTCAGCGCTGGGGCGTTCGCGCCCCTACGCGCTGAAGTGTCCGCCGGCCGCTGGGGTGGACTGGGCTGCGGTGGCCGAGGGTGAGGACTCGGCGGCGGGCTCCGGCTCCGGCTCATCGACCACCGGCGCGACGTCGACGGCCGTGAGTACAGCCTCCGCCTCGGCGACTACGGCCTCCTCCGTCGCGGGCGCGGCCTCGGAGGTCACGACCGTGGCCTGGGAAGCGGCGACGGCGCGGCGGTCGCGGTAGTCCTTCAAGACCTTCCACCCAGCCACCGGCACGCCGACGGCAAGGGCACCGAGAATGAAGGCTCGCCGCTGGCCTAGCCGCCGCCCGAGCTGGACGTAGGCCGCCCGTAGGGCATCAGGGCCTCCTAGCTTGCGTGCCTCCGCGCTGAGTTCCGAGTAGTCCCACACCGCGCTCCCCCTCACCTTTCGCTGCTGTCCAGTAACGGCCTGATCATCCCAGGGCCAAGCTGACTCGGGGGCGGATCAGGACAACCGGCCTACCGGACCCTGGATCTGAGGGCGGGGCGTTGTCGAAGCTGCGACCGCACTCTCACCGGCGGCCCCCGCTCCCTGGCACACGCGGGCGTAGCGCAGCGCGGCGAGGGTGTAAGGCAGGTGGTGTTCGGCGGCGTCGCGTAGCCCCACCGCCTGGTCGTCGTCGACCGGGGCCGCCGGCGACGTCGCCGCTGGGTCGGCGGCCGGAGCCGGGGCCGGGTCGGGCGCCGCCGTGGTCGGCGTGGTGCTCCAGGCGTCGGCAAGCGAGTCCGCGGGCACGGCAGCGGGCTGAGTGTCGGACGTGGGCGGCTTCTGCATCCGCACCGGGCTGGCCTGCGCGGGAAGGGCTGCGGGGTTCGGGCCGTCGGCGGCCTTCTTGCCGCTGGTGGCCCACTCGCGGGCTTCGGTCTCGGTGAAGAACAGCACGTGGGTCTCGCCGGCCGAAGGCCGCACCTGGCGCGGCTGGCACCACCACGTCACCCTCGTCACCGCCGTTCAGGCATTCCTCACCCTCAGGCGGCTCGACCCAAAAGTCCGCACACCGGCCTGACCCTCTACCAGGTCCTCGACGTTCTCCAGGACCTGCTGAGGTGCTGGACCGGTACCTGCACCACCTGCGGACGCCCCCTGCCCCGCCCCCGGAGCAGCCACAGACAGCCCACAACCTAACGAAGCACTACTAGGCTCCACGGCCCCTTGGACGGGACGTCCTTCACCTGCTCGCACCAGGTGCCGTCGGTCTCCTCGATCAGGAACTCAATCCCGGCGCCCGTCCGGCCCGGAGGCTCCAGACGGATCCTCGACGCCCGCCCCCGCAGGAGATCTGCCACCCGCAGCGCGGTCCACCAGTCCTCGTACCGGTTTCCCGCCTTATCCGCAGCCCCACCCGACAGCCCCATCCAACATCACTTCCCCAGGACACGACAGCAGGCTTCTCATCGCCAGCAAACCCCAGCAACCCGCGACGTTATCGCCGCCGACAGACACCCGCACGCGCCAGACCGCAGGTGTCAAAAGCATGACTTAACAGCAGGTCACCCCCACAACAAACATCCCTGCCACCCACACAACGTCTAGATAATCGATACCGCGGCGTGTGATGCGGTGGTGTTCGTGGATGCGCGGGGCTCGACGCCCGATGTGGTGCAGGCGGTGGGCCGGGCGCTGCGGATGCAGCCCGGGGAAGGCAAGGTCGCCTCGCTGGTGGTGCCGGTGTTCCTGGAGCCGGGTGAGGAGCCAGACGAGATGCTGGCCTCGCGGTCGTACACGCATCTGGTGAAGGTGCTGACCGCGCTGCGGGCGCACGACGCCGAGGCCGTCGAGCAGCTCGCCGTCCCCCAGTCCCCCAGTCGGCAGGCTGCCTCAGCTGCGGGCGGGACGGCGGGTGGGGTGGTCAGCGGGGCGGCGCAGGGGCTCCTGCGGTTCTCCACGGCCCGGGATCCGGTGCAGTTGGCGGCGTTCATCAGGGCGCGCGTGCTGCGGCCCGAGGGCGAGTACTGGCGGCGGGGCCTGCGGGCCGCGATCGCTTACGCCGGCGATCACGGGCACCTGCGGGTCCCCTACGGGTATACCGCTCCCGATGATTTCGCGCTGGGGGTGTGGATCGCCAAGCAGCGCGTCGCCTACCGCCAGGGCACCCTGGCCGAGGAACGGGTGAAGGAGCTGGATGCGGCCGGGATGGTGTGGTCCCATCTCGAGGTGGCCTTCTCCGAGGGTCTGGCCGCCGCGCGCGGCTGGGCAGGGGAACACGGGCACCTCCTCGCCCCCACCGAGGCAACCTGGCAGGGCTATCCCGTGGGGATCTGGCTGCGTGACCAGCGCGCCGCCGCGCGACGAGAACGAGC includes:
- a CDS encoding DEAD/DEAH box helicase, which codes for MAKPAGAGREEEKEIGVIQLREHQADQKAAFRNWVGFPARSFVPPEGARAMGVSATGSGKTITTAACALEYFPQGRILVMVPTLDLIVQSAQSWRRVGHRAPMVAVCSVDKDEVLEQLGVRTTTNPIQLALWAGTGPVVVFATYASLVDREDPADVTGRRTVPGPLESALAGGERLYGQRMAPFDLAILDEGHMTAGDMGRPWAAIHDNSRIPVDFRLYLTATPRILAAPKPQRGRDGREVVIASMEDDSSTYGTRIFDLGLAEAVERSILAGFEIDVLEIRDPDPILGLSEDALRGRRMALLQAALLEHAAQQNLHTTMVFHQRVEEAAAFAEQIPRTAAELYTAEASAAALAGAEELPASSIDAELYELEESRHMPPDRVWADWLCGDHPIAHRRKVIHRFANGINAQNRRVHRAFLSSVRALGVGVDITGLRGVEAVCIVGSRSSQVDVVQNIGRALRPNPDGTTKTARIIIPVFLQPGEDPKDMVASASYQPLVDILQALRSHSERMVDQLASRALTRGAERRRTHVRPAPAAGPENEDMPEETSEAQQEVDRVTSIVVNFASPRDAADIAALTRCRVIRPQSLIWLEGYQALLRWRAENEITGLYAVPYDVETEVGTTKAFPLGRWVHQQRKSLRAGELDPHRKDLLDEAGMVWEPGDEAWETKLAALRAYHRTTGHLAPRQDATWGEGDSEQLAIGQLLANLRRKDGLGKDPERAEQRAQQLAAIDPDWNCPWPLDWQRHHRVLTDLAADEPHGRLPHIAPGVTFDGDDIGRWITRQREASAWAQLSGGQQERLTKLGVQPAEAPSPAPAAARSTKGQGKAQQAFQRGLAALAQWVEREGQRPVPRGHAEEISIDGETEPVVVKLGVWVSNTKTRRDKLAQEQLNALRELGMEWA
- a CDS encoding tyrosine-type recombinase/integrase; the protein is MEQTYAAERSMSPSSGVERWVVADTRTYDLHAEACAFLAGLRSKGRSPNTERVYAGRLALYLNYCTQRRIEWSRPSFMALSGLQQWLVTTPLPARSRRCPTTAAPRYRSQGTANAVMTAVTDFLRFGALHGWVPAQTAGLLSEPKFLRFLPAGYDAGERGQWRQVQVSAFRFQVSEPGYEDLSPQQIRRMIADTPRARDRFLIALLAATGLRIGEALGLRQEDLHFLASSRSLGCPVEGPHLHVRRRTDNPNRALAKSRHSRCLPVTPDIVAFYTDYQHERNPVAEAAETGMVFVNLFRPPLGRAMTYPNAKNVFDRLARRAGHPARPHMLRHSAATHWLREGVDRDVVQKLLGHASPLSMDRYRHVDESETRAAVDRAQAWREDQ
- a CDS encoding tyrosine-type recombinase/integrase, producing MVTHCSGWAMNSSGLCNYHWRAWRAECRSSTTPMPAAQWAPHQPLYLLAHQFHLAPLPQLLRWEALYAVQQMDQWVRALEPHWIRGVISHLTTADTLLDATNTARLTKPHQAAVRTLENLQSAARAGYSEFSGITLIDQDIIDLRVLGLRHSASGKRRQLPGRVDLRTVRQPWLRQALRHWVTTARPTTEDFKRTFHATTIASTALAQRADAGDVPAALTFADATLVVDAFRAARKQDGTSYSSSFRRSLLGMFFQLIAYGRRCGTLDDLAGTFTRVPVEHVISVEEPNEDFIGKAIPESVIRQLDAHLDTLGTGNTYGCRDIAPDARQLLYRTMYIVLRDTGRRPLEIVSLTRDCLETHNGQPTLIWDNHKRKRHRRRLPITTSTADAIRTWQACRDQLHLPAKGDRYLFPSLTPLSDAPHISSTYLSDALRLWADALPQLHAEGTDSKGQRLLFDRSLVYPYAFRHSYAQRHADAGTPVDVLRELMDHKSIAMTQRYYTVSLKRKSEAVAKLSTHVLDQHGHPSPSSSTAYEMRTVAVPYGGCTEPSNVKAGGQACLIRFQCAGCGFYRPDPSYLPAIEHHINELRADRETALAMGAAEFVTTALTAQITAYQRVIGRMNTHLASLPASERAQIEEASTVLRKARAGHNHTLLPLTPARPKDPR